The following proteins are encoded in a genomic region of Chloroflexota bacterium:
- the rpsL gene encoding 30S ribosomal protein S12, whose translation MPTINQLIRKGRQKLQKKTPAPALRFSYNALRNKTTKGKGSPQKRGVCTQVKTTTPKKPNSALRKIARVRLTNGMEVTAYIPGEGHNLQEHSVVLIRGGRVKDLPGVRYHIVRGTMDASGVSNRRKGRSKYGAKAPKASDLSRKKVATS comes from the coding sequence TTGCCAACTATTAATCAGCTGATTAGAAAAGGTCGCCAGAAGCTGCAAAAAAAGACGCCGGCGCCTGCCTTGCGCTTTTCCTATAACGCTTTGCGGAATAAGACGACGAAGGGAAAAGGCTCGCCTCAGAAGCGCGGGGTTTGTACACAGGTGAAGACGACCACGCCCAAGAAGCCTAATTCTGCCTTACGCAAGATCGCCAGAGTTCGGTTGACAAATGGCATGGAGGTAACGGCCTATATTCCTGGAGAGGGTCATAATCTCCAGGAACACTCGGTAGTACTAATTCGGGGCGGACGCGTTAAGGACCTGCCTGGAGTACGCTACCATATTGTTAGGGGCACCATGGACGCTAGTGGGGTATCCAATCGGCGCAAGGGGCGTTCCAAATACGGGGCTAAAGCTCCCAAGGCTAGTGATCTGAGCAGGAAGAAGGTCGCTACATCATAG
- the rpoC gene encoding DNA-directed RNA polymerase subunit beta' — protein MLEVNDFNAVRISLASPEQIKSWSYGEVTKPETINYRTLKPEKDGLFCERIFGPTKDWECYCGKYKRVRYKGIICDKCGVEVARAKVRRERMGHIDLAAPVSHIWFVKGTPSRVGLLLDLSPRSLERVLYFAQYIITSVDEQAKQEALSQVMYDLSNQQNRIEKNTQEQIDRLNQELVERIAELEHRRASIRQELQDKLVASTETMMNEATAVQSKMQEFLGQSTSEELRFGDAILAEQGSLITKDHLQRLKETIRERIEQIERQIQDELENNVALIDAEIDQLRYATSQEIDALNSKMQEDLTSLQETAEDQKREITSLIKLQLLSENQYHELSERCSHIFKAGMGAEAIHDILCSLDLNAMAEEARKEIRFSSGSGQRRKKAIKRLRVIEAFRKSGNRPEWMVLTVLPVLPPDLRPMVQLDGGRFATSDLNDLYRRVINRNNRLKRLLELGAPEIIIRNEKRMLQEAVDSLIDNGRRGRAVSGASNHKLKSLSDMLSGKQGRFRQNLLGKRVDYSARSVIVVGPELKLHQCGLPKRMALELFKPFVMRRLVENGFAHNIKSAKRIVERVRPEVWDILEEAIKDHPVLLNRAPTLHRLGIQAFEPILVEGSAVRIHPLVCAAFGADFDGDQMAVHVPLSTAAKREAYELMLSRQNLLSPSSGEPIMAPTLDMVLGCYYMTIIKAGAKGEGKFFSSPEEARLAYDLGIIDLQAAIKVRMPSAETDKTEIITTSIGRIIFNEILPPRLRFKNETMDRKTLRATIAECYRIYGTERTAELLDDIKQMGFQFATKSGITIAISDIKIPEKRAELLKQADARIAEIEKQYRRGLITDDERYNQAVEVWTRTMEQMTEAVAESLDRFGSIYMMTSSGAKGNVQQLRQMAAFRGLMSAPSGKIIELPVRSSFREGLSVLEYFISTHGARKGLADTAIRTADSGYLTRRLIDVAQDVVIWEEDCGTTSGVWIEERPGQGIIEPFTDRILGRLAASRIIHPTTGKVIIEQNEEIDEDKVAEIAKANIKRVLVRSPLSCGAKHGICRKCYGRSPATGRLVDPGQAVGIIAAQSIGEPGTQLTMRTFHTGGVAGVDITSGLPRVEELFEARVPKGQSIISEIDGIVEIQRSEDTRKIRIVSSQVYTDELPLPTGCELLANADDWVEIGAVLARTESEEICATLSGNVLIEDNKIIIRYEDREEREYVVPPTARLKVEPGQYVAAGDTLTEGIANPQDILRILGREAVEMYLVEEVQKVYRSQGVTIHDKHIEIIVRQMLRKVRIDTPGDTELLPGELVDRFTYEDINAKVLAEGGEPATAQTVLLGVTKASLNTSSFLAAASFQETTRVLTEAAIQGNIDHLRGLKENVIIGKLIPAGTGYKKTEALDSEKAIKALWGTPQIEGDHEPERPAD, from the coding sequence ATGCTCGAAGTCAATGACTTTAACGCTGTCCGCATCAGTTTGGCTTCGCCTGAGCAAATAAAATCCTGGTCTTACGGTGAAGTAACTAAACCGGAGACGATAAACTATCGCACCCTCAAGCCCGAGAAGGATGGGCTGTTTTGTGAAAGGATCTTCGGACCTACCAAAGACTGGGAATGTTACTGTGGCAAGTATAAACGGGTACGATATAAGGGTATTATTTGTGATAAATGTGGCGTAGAGGTAGCAAGGGCCAAAGTGCGACGTGAAAGGATGGGGCACATCGATCTAGCCGCCCCGGTCAGCCACATTTGGTTCGTCAAGGGTACGCCAAGTCGCGTTGGACTTCTCCTTGATCTATCCCCACGCAGCCTGGAGCGCGTACTCTACTTCGCCCAATACATCATCACCAGCGTGGATGAGCAGGCCAAACAAGAAGCGCTTTCTCAAGTAATGTACGATCTGTCAAACCAGCAAAATCGTATTGAAAAAAATACCCAAGAGCAAATCGACCGTCTCAACCAAGAACTGGTCGAGAGAATAGCTGAGCTAGAACATCGCCGAGCTAGCATACGTCAAGAGCTGCAGGATAAGTTAGTTGCTAGCACTGAAACAATGATGAATGAGGCAACCGCTGTCCAAAGCAAGATGCAGGAATTCCTGGGCCAAAGCACCAGCGAAGAGCTCCGTTTTGGCGATGCCATCTTGGCCGAGCAGGGCAGCCTTATCACCAAAGACCACCTGCAGCGGTTGAAAGAGACCATCCGCGAACGGATCGAGCAGATTGAGCGTCAGATACAGGATGAACTGGAGAATAATGTCGCCCTAATAGACGCCGAAATAGACCAGTTGCGCTACGCGACCAGCCAGGAAATCGACGCTCTCAACTCAAAGATGCAGGAGGATCTGACTTCGCTACAGGAAACGGCCGAAGATCAAAAGCGGGAGATCACCTCTCTGATCAAACTGCAGTTGCTCAGCGAAAATCAGTATCATGAACTCAGCGAAAGATGCAGCCACATCTTCAAGGCCGGTATGGGGGCGGAGGCTATCCATGATATACTCTGCTCCCTAGATCTGAACGCCATGGCCGAAGAAGCCCGCAAGGAGATCCGATTCTCTTCTGGATCCGGTCAACGGCGTAAAAAGGCCATTAAGCGCTTGCGCGTAATCGAGGCTTTTCGCAAGAGCGGTAACCGCCCAGAATGGATGGTCCTCACTGTACTGCCCGTTCTACCACCGGACCTCCGCCCTATGGTACAGCTAGACGGTGGGCGCTTCGCTACTTCTGACCTTAATGACCTTTATCGTCGTGTTATCAACCGTAATAACCGTCTCAAGCGGTTACTGGAATTAGGTGCGCCAGAAATCATCATCCGCAACGAGAAGCGCATGCTTCAAGAAGCAGTCGATTCCCTCATTGATAATGGACGTCGTGGTCGGGCCGTGTCTGGCGCCAGTAATCACAAATTGAAGTCATTGAGTGACATGCTTTCAGGCAAGCAAGGGCGCTTCCGCCAGAACTTGCTGGGTAAGCGCGTTGATTACTCAGCGCGCTCTGTTATTGTCGTTGGTCCAGAGTTGAAGCTCCATCAATGCGGGTTGCCTAAACGAATGGCCTTGGAACTCTTTAAACCGTTCGTTATGCGCCGCCTGGTTGAGAATGGATTTGCCCATAATATTAAGAGTGCAAAACGCATCGTTGAGCGCGTTCGACCTGAGGTTTGGGATATACTAGAAGAGGCGATCAAGGATCATCCTGTCCTGCTAAACCGCGCTCCAACTCTGCATCGCCTGGGCATTCAGGCCTTTGAACCTATCCTCGTGGAAGGCAGTGCTGTACGCATCCATCCCCTCGTTTGCGCCGCTTTTGGCGCTGATTTCGATGGGGATCAGATGGCTGTTCACGTGCCGCTCTCCACAGCAGCGAAACGAGAAGCCTATGAACTTATGTTATCTAGACAAAACCTGCTCTCCCCATCGAGTGGGGAACCAATTATGGCCCCCACGCTCGACATGGTGCTTGGTTGCTATTACATGACCATAATTAAAGCAGGGGCAAAGGGCGAAGGAAAGTTCTTCTCCAGCCCAGAGGAAGCCCGCTTGGCTTACGATTTGGGCATCATTGATCTACAGGCCGCGATTAAAGTGCGTATGCCCTCAGCGGAGACGGACAAGACAGAGATTATCACAACCAGCATCGGAAGGATAATCTTCAACGAGATCCTACCCCCGCGTCTTCGCTTCAAGAACGAGACCATGGATCGCAAAACCTTACGGGCCACCATCGCCGAATGCTATCGTATCTACGGTACGGAGAGAACAGCCGAGCTGCTGGATGATATTAAGCAGATGGGATTCCAGTTTGCTACCAAATCTGGAATCACCATAGCTATCAGCGATATCAAGATTCCAGAGAAAAGAGCCGAACTCCTGAAGCAGGCTGATGCTAGGATCGCCGAGATAGAAAAGCAGTACAGACGTGGTTTAATCACGGATGATGAGCGTTACAATCAGGCCGTAGAGGTCTGGACTCGAACGATGGAACAAATGACTGAAGCAGTTGCTGAGAGCCTGGATCGCTTCGGGTCAATCTATATGATGACCAGCTCCGGGGCAAAGGGCAATGTGCAGCAGCTGCGCCAGATGGCCGCTTTCCGCGGACTAATGTCAGCCCCCTCGGGAAAGATCATCGAGCTGCCTGTTCGCTCCAGCTTCCGAGAGGGACTCAGTGTATTGGAATATTTTATCTCCACACACGGTGCCCGCAAGGGATTGGCAGACACGGCCATCAGGACAGCCGATTCTGGTTATCTCACTAGACGCCTCATAGACGTCGCTCAAGACGTCGTTATCTGGGAGGAGGACTGCGGTACCACATCTGGCGTCTGGATCGAGGAACGGCCAGGGCAAGGGATCATTGAACCTTTTACAGACCGCATCCTTGGGCGCCTGGCAGCAAGTCGGATCATCCATCCCACAACGGGTAAGGTAATCATAGAGCAAAACGAAGAGATAGACGAAGATAAAGTGGCAGAGATAGCCAAAGCCAACATCAAGCGTGTCCTCGTTCGTTCTCCACTTAGCTGCGGGGCGAAACATGGCATCTGCCGGAAGTGCTATGGCCGTAGCCCAGCCACTGGCAGGTTAGTGGATCCCGGTCAAGCTGTCGGGATTATCGCTGCCCAGAGCATTGGTGAACCCGGTACTCAGCTAACGATGAGAACCTTCCATACAGGTGGTGTTGCTGGTGTAGATATCACCAGCGGACTTCCCAGAGTGGAAGAGCTGTTCGAGGCCCGCGTGCCAAAGGGCCAATCCATCATTAGTGAAATAGATGGCATCGTTGAGATCCAACGGTCCGAAGATACCCGTAAGATCCGGATCGTATCCAGCCAGGTGTACACTGATGAGCTCCCCCTACCAACCGGATGCGAACTTTTAGCCAATGCTGACGACTGGGTGGAAATTGGCGCCGTACTAGCCCGTACAGAGAGCGAGGAGATCTGCGCCACATTAAGCGGAAATGTCCTGATCGAAGATAACAAGATTATTATTCGCTACGAGGATAGAGAAGAACGGGAGTATGTCGTTCCCCCTACGGCTCGGCTTAAAGTCGAGCCCGGCCAATACGTTGCCGCCGGTGACACTCTGACTGAGGGAATCGCTAATCCGCAAGATATCTTGCGCATCCTCGGCCGCGAGGCCGTGGAGATGTACCTCGTGGAAGAGGTACAGAAGGTATACCGCTCGCAGGGTGTGACTATTCATGATAAGCACATCGAGATCATCGTTAGACAGATGCTACGCAAAGTGAGGATAGATACACCAGGGGATACAGAACTTTTGCCTGGCGAGCTGGTCGACCGCTTCACATACGAGGACATCAACGCAAAAGTTTTGGCCGAAGGTGGTGAGCCGGCCACAGCTCAAACGGTATTGCTTGGAGTGACAAAGGCCTCTCTGAATACCAGCAGTTTTCTGGCCGCGGCCTCCTTCCAAGAGACCACACGTGTCCTGACCGAGGCAGCGATCCAAGGAAATATCGATCACTTGCGGGGACTCAAGGAGAACGTCATCATTGGCAAATTGATCCCGGCCGGTACGGGGTACAAGAAAACTGAAGCCCTAGACAGCGAAAAGGCCATAAAGGCCCTGTGGGGTACGCCCCAAATTGAGGGAGATCACGAACCCGAAAGACCCGCAGATTAA
- the rpsG gene encoding 30S ribosomal protein S7, with product MPRRARVIRRLIEPDPKYQNRMLAKFINKVMMCGKKSRAESIVYDALDLIANQQKRNPIEVFEQALKNATPLLEVKPRRVGGATYQVPVEIKGDRRLALAMRWLIQSTRARAGKTMAEKLAVELTDAAHGVGATVKKREDTHKMAEANKAFSHYRW from the coding sequence ATGCCAAGACGAGCTCGCGTAATAAGAAGACTGATTGAGCCAGATCCAAAATACCAAAATAGAATGTTGGCTAAGTTTATCAATAAAGTGATGATGTGTGGAAAAAAGAGCCGTGCTGAGTCTATCGTTTACGATGCCCTAGATCTTATCGCCAACCAACAGAAGAGAAACCCGATTGAGGTTTTTGAGCAGGCGCTTAAGAATGCGACACCATTGCTGGAGGTCAAACCACGCCGCGTGGGAGGTGCTACTTATCAGGTACCTGTGGAGATAAAAGGCGATCGCCGTCTGGCTCTGGCCATGCGCTGGCTCATCCAATCAACTCGTGCCCGCGCCGGGAAAACAATGGCCGAAAAGCTCGCTGTCGAGCTTACCGATGCTGCCCACGGCGTTGGGGCCACGGTCAAAAAACGTGAGGATACACATAAGATGGCTGAAGCCAATAAGGCTTTTTCTCACTATCGCTGGTAA